A region from the Adhaeribacter swui genome encodes:
- the hxsB gene encoding His-Xaa-Ser system radical SAM maturase HxsB, with translation MIALDIIKPNARASRKFKELEFYDANPDDKYYLLPFRFIRLNQEKEIIVNEVGDFLVVPTGTVEKIVSRRISKLTDEELYGDLISGFFISEERIPALLEVLATRYRTKKSFLDNFTSLHIFVITLRCEHTCHYCQVSRVSEDKNTFDMKKHHIDKGIELMMQSPNPNVTMEFQGGEALLAFDQIIYAVQKAKEEALHYDKKVTFVICTNLAPLNESILSFCRENNILISTSLDGPENIHNQNRHKKGKDSYQLAVQGISKCREFLGNDRVSALLTTSTLSLDYPTEIVDEYFSLNFNSIFLRPISPFGFAVRNEKKNKYDTNRFLEFYKIALNRIIDYNLQGYFFREDYATIILRKILTPFPVGYVDLQSPAGMINNVIVFNYDGKIYASDEARMLAEMKDTTFLLGDLDTSTYQDIFYGEKVFQLAESWTNESLPGCSECAFQAYCGTDPVLNHATQGDIFGYRPTSVFCQKNMEIIRYLFELMDSDKRIFKIFNSWVRN, from the coding sequence ATGATAGCGCTTGATATTATAAAACCTAATGCAAGGGCTTCTAGAAAATTTAAAGAACTTGAATTCTATGATGCCAACCCAGATGATAAGTACTATCTGTTACCTTTTAGGTTTATCCGTCTTAATCAGGAAAAAGAAATAATCGTTAATGAAGTAGGTGATTTCCTAGTTGTTCCTACTGGCACTGTCGAAAAGATTGTTAGCCGAAGAATCTCAAAACTTACGGATGAAGAACTATATGGGGATTTAATTTCAGGCTTCTTTATAAGTGAAGAAAGAATTCCGGCTTTATTAGAGGTATTGGCAACGCGATATCGCACCAAAAAGTCGTTCCTCGATAATTTTACCTCCCTTCATATTTTTGTTATTACCCTCCGTTGCGAACATACTTGTCATTACTGCCAGGTGTCCCGGGTTAGCGAGGATAAAAATACCTTCGATATGAAAAAGCATCATATTGATAAGGGTATTGAGCTTATGATGCAGTCTCCTAACCCAAATGTAACAATGGAATTTCAAGGAGGAGAAGCTCTGCTGGCATTTGATCAAATAATATACGCAGTCCAAAAGGCTAAAGAAGAAGCATTGCATTATGATAAGAAAGTAACCTTCGTTATATGCACCAACCTAGCTCCTTTAAATGAATCCATCCTTTCTTTTTGCCGTGAAAACAACATCTTAATTTCTACTTCCCTAGATGGCCCGGAGAATATTCATAATCAGAATAGACATAAAAAGGGCAAAGACAGTTACCAATTAGCGGTACAGGGTATAAGTAAGTGCCGAGAGTTTTTAGGAAATGATAGAGTGTCCGCCCTACTGACAACTTCTACTTTATCCCTAGATTACCCAACCGAAATAGTAGATGAGTATTTTTCGTTAAATTTTAACAGTATTTTCTTAAGGCCAATTAGCCCCTTTGGATTTGCCGTTAGGAATGAAAAAAAGAACAAGTACGATACAAATCGCTTCTTGGAATTTTATAAGATAGCCCTTAATAGAATTATTGATTATAATCTTCAAGGGTATTTCTTTAGGGAGGACTACGCAACCATCATTCTACGCAAAATACTTACTCCTTTTCCAGTGGGATATGTGGATTTACAATCTCCAGCAGGAATGATAAATAATGTCATAGTTTTTAATTACGATGGGAAAATTTATGCCTCGGATGAAGCCAGAATGTTAGCGGAAATGAAAGATACTACCTTTCTGCTTGGAGATTTAGATACTAGTACTTACCAAGATATATTTTACGGAGAAAAGGTATTTCAATTGGCAGAATCCTGGACAAATGAATCCCTGCCTGGTTGTTCCGAATGTGCTTTCCAAGCTTATTGTGGTACAGATCCCGTTTTAAACCATGCAACTCAAGGAGACATCTTTGGCTATCGTCCTACGAGTGTGTTCTGCCAGAAAAACATGGAAATAATCCGCTATCTGTTTGAATTGATGGATAGCGACAAACGTATTTTTAAAATTTTTAATAGCTGGGTTAGAAATTAG
- the hxsD gene encoding His-Xaa-Ser system protein HxsD: MKIDRIDDTIILEVNKEIYTLDTLYKCFYWYGANFEVNIINYSAEAFQVILKPMHVAMDFEEVVTKVKRDLVDFKLRDIVTKETQSIRELVIAKAFAYYEVDDTPQSELSDPVGFNPQSI; encoded by the coding sequence ATGAAAATTGATAGGATTGATGATACAATTATTTTAGAGGTTAATAAAGAGATATATACTTTAGACACCCTATACAAATGTTTTTATTGGTATGGTGCCAATTTTGAGGTAAATATTATTAACTATTCAGCTGAGGCTTTTCAGGTAATACTGAAACCAATGCATGTTGCGATGGATTTCGAAGAAGTTGTAACTAAAGTTAAAAGAGACTTAGTTGATTTTAAACTGCGGGATATTGTTACAAAAGAAACCCAATCTATTCGAGAGCTAGTAATTGCCAAGGCATTTGCTTACTACGAAGTTGATGACACTCCCCAATCTGAGTTGTCCGATCCAGTAGGCTTCAATCCGCAAAGCATATGA
- a CDS encoding peptidoglycan-binding domain-containing protein, translating to MSKIKKGFFSLAQKSLALITASISALASNQTEAASSFYDIKDNPDHNLNIEQVTKQVIKPRLVLKLNMSNPDNSFMAMHTSHRSHSSHRSHSSHSSHSSHYSSSATYSSPTYSSPAPSTTPTYKPNPTYTPAPSSSPAPTYTPSKRTADPISNSPAIYPTNSLDIDSNSNTSISVDTEYYFYRVLFKGCEGADVQMLQAMLTAIGYDTPITGYFGDKTEKAVKNFQNENELKPDGKAGDSTITTLKSLQDEN from the coding sequence ATGAGTAAAATTAAAAAAGGGTTTTTTAGCCTGGCTCAAAAATCATTAGCACTTATTACCGCATCAATAAGTGCTCTTGCTAGCAACCAAACAGAAGCAGCAAGTAGCTTTTATGATATAAAAGATAACCCAGATCATAATTTAAACATTGAGCAGGTTACCAAGCAAGTTATAAAACCACGGCTTGTATTAAAACTAAACATGAGCAATCCGGATAATAGTTTTATGGCGATGCATACTTCTCATCGTTCTCATAGTTCTCACCGATCACACAGTTCCCATAGCTCCCATAGTTCTCATTACTCATCTTCAGCTACTTATTCTTCTCCAACTTACAGTTCACCGGCGCCATCTACTACCCCAACTTATAAACCTAATCCTACCTATACGCCGGCCCCTAGTTCGTCGCCAGCTCCAACTTATACCCCTTCAAAAAGGACGGCAGATCCCATTAGTAATTCTCCTGCAATTTATCCTACCAATTCACTGGATATTGATAGCAATTCTAATACATCAATAAGCGTAGATACAGAATACTATTTCTACCGGGTTCTTTTTAAAGGTTGTGAAGGAGCAGATGTTCAGATGCTTCAGGCTATGTTAACTGCTATTGGCTACGATACCCCGATAACGGGTTATTTTGGTGATAAGACAGAAAAAGCGGTTAAAAATTTTCAGAATGAAAATGAGCTTAAACCAGACGGAAAAGCGGGAGACTCAACAATTACAACATTGAAAAGCTTACAGGATGAAAATTGA
- a CDS encoding type II toxin-antitoxin system HigB family toxin codes for MRIHLIKKQTIEDYVLKQARSKTSFGMWLTTLKYADWQEPGDIKSTFGSADLLGNGSSRVVFDIGGNHYRMICKYSFGEKQVHLFICWLGTHAEYTKLCAANEQYTVDQF; via the coding sequence ATGAGAATACATCTAATAAAGAAGCAAACTATTGAGGATTATGTCTTAAAACAGGCAAGAAGTAAGACTTCTTTTGGTATGTGGCTTACAACCTTAAAGTATGCAGATTGGCAAGAACCAGGAGATATTAAAAGTACTTTTGGATCGGCAGATTTATTAGGAAATGGTAGTAGTCGGGTTGTTTTTGATATTGGAGGCAACCATTATAGAATGATCTGCAAGTATTCTTTTGGAGAAAAGCAAGTGCACCTGTTTATCTGCTGGTTGGGGACTCACGCTGAATACACCAAATTATGTGCTGCTAATGAGCAGTACACGGTAGATCAATTTTAA
- a CDS encoding helix-turn-helix domain-containing protein, protein METLKYKVIKTEEEYQSYCKKLEDLVFTEIKTPTVNDEIELLTFLIEKWDQDHNTFQEADPIKLLKGLMAERHLKAKDLVEILGISKGLVSDILNYKKGLSKEVIRALAGFFKLSQEAFNRPYKLQATINSHIRNASVMNTTKEGILH, encoded by the coding sequence ATGGAAACATTAAAGTATAAAGTAATTAAGACTGAAGAAGAATACCAATCCTATTGCAAGAAGTTGGAGGATCTAGTATTCACAGAAATTAAAACGCCGACAGTAAACGATGAGATAGAGCTTTTAACCTTTCTTATTGAGAAATGGGATCAGGATCATAATACTTTCCAAGAAGCTGACCCAATAAAATTATTAAAAGGATTAATGGCAGAGAGGCATTTAAAAGCTAAAGATTTAGTAGAAATATTAGGAATAAGCAAAGGGTTAGTTTCAGATATTCTCAATTATAAAAAAGGTCTTTCTAAAGAAGTTATTAGAGCTTTGGCTGGCTTTTTTAAATTATCTCAGGAAGCCTTTAATCGTCCATATAAATTACAGGCCACGATAAATTCACATATTAGAAATGCAAGTGTCATGAACACTACCAAAGAAGGTATTTTACATTAG
- a CDS encoding recombinase family protein, producing MKKYVAYYRVSTAKQGISGLGLEAQQYAVNAFVKGAAQIVAEYTEVESGKKNNRTQLLLAIAEAKKQKATLLIAKLGRLSRNAAFIFTLRDSGVDFVCADMPDANTLTIGIFAVLAQHERELISSRTKAALQMKKKQGVKLGTPENLTDQARLTSLQVRQQKAITNKNNKRAAALIQVYRQQGFTWLAIAQKLNEAGFKTSRGGMFQAVQVQRIYQQLVTISSFPIPSA from the coding sequence ATGAAAAAGTACGTTGCTTATTACCGGGTCTCTACCGCCAAGCAAGGCATCTCGGGTTTAGGCCTGGAAGCCCAGCAGTACGCTGTCAACGCTTTTGTAAAGGGAGCGGCTCAGATTGTGGCGGAGTACACGGAAGTGGAATCGGGTAAAAAGAACAACCGCACCCAACTGCTTTTGGCCATTGCGGAAGCCAAGAAACAAAAAGCCACTTTACTCATCGCTAAGCTCGGCCGGCTCAGTCGCAATGCCGCTTTTATTTTTACCTTGCGGGATAGTGGGGTTGATTTTGTCTGTGCCGATATGCCCGATGCTAATACCTTAACCATTGGCATCTTTGCGGTACTGGCCCAGCACGAACGGGAGCTGATTAGCAGTCGCACCAAAGCCGCGCTTCAGATGAAGAAAAAACAAGGAGTCAAATTGGGTACTCCCGAGAACTTAACCGATCAGGCGCGCCTAACCAGTCTCCAGGTTAGGCAGCAGAAAGCCATTACAAATAAAAATAACAAGCGAGCGGCCGCCCTGATTCAAGTATACCGGCAGCAAGGCTTCACTTGGCTAGCTATAGCGCAGAAGTTAAATGAGGCGGGTTTTAAAACGAGCCGGGGAGGGATGTTTCAAGCCGTTCAAGTGCAGCGGATATACCAGCAGCTAGTTACCATTTCTTCTTTCCCAATTCCTTCTGCTTAA
- a CDS encoding DUF1036 domain-containing protein produces the protein MNKLLLALLVSLSFLPCMAQLKVVNPSDYPISLAVGYYADKGLIKGWSTLGWVNIAAHDSTNLLPRGVAGDSFYYYGRVSGCDQVYEGQYGLFIHPTDAFQVSNAASEAPISLTKGVAKVPFVKVDLPANSRNYRLVLPKVNCTQTGKRQGNWTIYLDRDKEETSTPEDASYIRNVKYQNGEPTGIVRDYYYPSKKLQWDGKLLGNNLEIKHGTCFTYDENGKKREEATYQNGQLVGEIRRWNEMGKEVVVRKSYKAVKVLDPQKGYLVSYYNPGKSRTVIPVKLPANTVAWYYEFTASRNQAEVAASQAKFQLLSQLTTLVDETGITKLAVASLSTPPGGSICNVYLMKEVKQADSFEAKKEFYYDREGSRTSLSSAVVPIKSNEAKYVSLGLQNPDNLYGVHYALEVIAIVEESK, from the coding sequence ATGAATAAACTATTACTCGCACTTCTAGTGTCTTTATCTTTTTTACCTTGTATGGCCCAATTAAAAGTTGTTAATCCTTCCGACTATCCTATTTCTTTGGCTGTAGGGTATTATGCCGATAAAGGGTTGATTAAAGGTTGGAGTACTTTAGGCTGGGTGAACATTGCCGCCCATGATTCTACTAACCTGTTGCCCAGAGGTGTTGCGGGTGATTCATTCTACTACTATGGACGTGTCAGTGGTTGCGACCAGGTGTATGAAGGTCAATATGGCTTATTTATTCATCCTACGGATGCTTTTCAAGTAAGTAATGCCGCTTCTGAGGCACCTATATCTTTAACGAAGGGAGTTGCTAAAGTACCTTTCGTTAAAGTAGATTTACCAGCTAATTCTCGGAACTATCGATTGGTATTACCCAAAGTAAATTGTACCCAAACCGGAAAAAGGCAGGGAAACTGGACCATCTATTTAGACCGGGACAAGGAAGAAACCAGCACTCCGGAGGATGCCTCCTATATTCGAAATGTAAAGTATCAAAATGGAGAGCCCACAGGAATTGTTCGGGATTATTATTATCCTTCTAAAAAATTACAATGGGACGGTAAATTATTAGGTAATAATCTAGAAATAAAACATGGGACTTGTTTTACCTACGATGAGAATGGCAAAAAAAGGGAGGAAGCAACTTACCAAAATGGTCAATTAGTAGGTGAAATTAGGCGTTGGAACGAGATGGGAAAAGAGGTTGTCGTGCGGAAATCTTATAAAGCCGTTAAAGTTCTAGACCCGCAGAAGGGATACTTGGTTAGTTATTATAACCCTGGTAAAAGCCGGACTGTTATTCCAGTTAAATTACCAGCAAATACCGTAGCGTGGTATTACGAATTCACCGCTTCTCGTAATCAGGCCGAAGTAGCCGCTTCTCAAGCAAAGTTTCAATTATTATCTCAACTAACCACTTTAGTTGATGAAACAGGTATTACCAAGCTAGCAGTAGCTAGCCTTAGCACGCCTCCAGGAGGGAGCATCTGCAACGTTTACTTAATGAAAGAAGTAAAGCAAGCAGATTCGTTTGAAGCTAAAAAAGAGTTTTATTATGATCGAGAAGGTTCTCGCACAAGCTTAAGTTCTGCGGTAGTACCTATTAAGAGCAACGAGGCTAAGTATGTAAGTTTAGGACTTCAGAATCCTGATAACTTATACGGCGTTCATTATGCACTAGAAGTTATAGCTATTGTAGAAGAGAGCAAATAA
- a CDS encoding IS982 family transposase gives MLSEDKEKKLIELFIALDDFCLALYAWQAKQVPIRKVSVHKPVMSDSELLTILVFYQFSGYKCFEYYYHELLAKELYSYFPYQVSYERFVARIPRLLPGLYVFLKWRTLLSQRTGTYFIDSKKLPICDNHRIHQNQVFGQLATRGKSSTGWFFGFKLHLVINQYGEVVNFLFTPANVADNNQQVLLAQLQGLKGKCYGDRGYLTSLFEQFYEQGLHLITKIRSKMKNKLLLLEDKLQLRKRALIESIHDILTSVFDLEHTRHRSPLNAYAHMLAALTAYCFYDHKPAAFVPNTKHLLLA, from the coding sequence ATGCTAAGCGAAGATAAAGAAAAAAAATTAATCGAGTTGTTTATTGCTCTGGATGATTTTTGCCTAGCCCTTTATGCCTGGCAAGCCAAACAAGTGCCCATTCGAAAAGTTTCTGTGCACAAACCAGTCATGAGCGATAGTGAATTGTTGACCATACTGGTTTTCTATCAATTCTCCGGTTACAAGTGCTTTGAATATTATTATCATGAGCTATTGGCAAAAGAACTCTACAGCTACTTTCCTTATCAAGTCAGCTATGAACGGTTTGTCGCGCGGATTCCCCGCCTACTTCCCGGTTTGTACGTGTTTTTGAAGTGGCGCACGCTGTTGAGTCAGCGCACGGGCACTTACTTTATTGACTCCAAGAAGCTGCCCATTTGTGATAATCACCGCATCCACCAAAACCAAGTCTTTGGCCAACTAGCTACCCGAGGTAAGTCTTCCACCGGCTGGTTCTTTGGTTTTAAGCTGCACTTAGTGATTAACCAATATGGAGAAGTGGTGAACTTTTTGTTCACGCCAGCCAACGTAGCCGATAATAACCAACAAGTACTCTTGGCGCAACTGCAGGGTTTAAAGGGCAAGTGCTATGGGGATAGAGGCTATCTAACGAGTTTATTTGAGCAGTTCTATGAACAGGGATTGCACCTGATTACCAAAATTAGAAGCAAGATGAAAAACAAACTCCTGCTCCTAGAAGATAAACTCCAGCTGCGGAAAAGAGCTTTGATTGAATCAATCCATGACATCTTAACGAGTGTGTTTGACCTGGAACATACCCGCCATCGTAGTCCACTAAATGCTTATGCGCACATGCTCGCTGCCCTAACCGCTTATTGCTTCTACGACCATAAACCCGCTGCCTTTGTCCCCAACACCAAACATCTACTCCTTGCTTAA
- a CDS encoding xanthine dehydrogenase family protein molybdopterin-binding subunit: MNIEKDFFFDKKQNNPLNRVDGRAKVTGTATYAAEHQVSNLVYGFLVGSTIAKGRIKSMDTKSAERADGVLAVITHLNAPKIPGYQTGKDPSKPPTAGQPLRIFYDNQIYYYDQPIALVIADTYERVLDAAKLVKAQYDKEAHQTDLEANLSKAKAPSGPRKEDYKRGELDAYKKAPVKIKQEYYHPVEVHNPMELGSIIAQWEGSEKVTVYTKTQGVESTRNSIKDAFKLKPENITVQAEHIGGAFGMGLRTWPYEIAAIMGAQKIGKPLKLVLHREQMFTNVGYRPETIQKISMGATADGKLIGITHEATANTSAYEEFTEATVNITQFMYACPNVATRYRIVPLNVCTPIWMRGPGEATGAFALESAMDELAHVLKIDPIEFRLRNHADVDPEHNRPWSSKHLKECYQMGAEKIGWKDRKLEPRTLKEGDWLIGYGMGTGSFGAMRWVATIKANLQSDGRLLLQCSVNDMGPGTATMMTAVASEAMGLTPDKITIQMGSTKLPPGPMQGGSNVTSTVGSAVHDVCAELKQQIAALASKEGSAFHKAKAVNVKPEDLIFSSDGVALKKKDSVKITYNELFRQNNLKTLELTKESKGQEQPYSMYSFSMHFVKLRVHPATGRIKIDHVVSCADAGTIISPKTAASQMIGGAVGGIGMALMEDLVVDHRFGRPINNNLADYHVPVNADIPNIDVLFVNKKDPFTNPMGSKGLGEIALVGVAPAIANAVFNATGKRIRTLPITPDKLMEV; encoded by the coding sequence ATGAATATAGAAAAGGATTTCTTCTTCGATAAGAAACAAAACAATCCTCTAAACCGGGTAGATGGCCGGGCCAAAGTAACGGGCACTGCTACCTACGCGGCTGAGCACCAGGTATCGAACCTGGTTTATGGCTTTCTGGTAGGCAGCACCATTGCCAAAGGCCGTATTAAAAGTATGGATACCAAAAGCGCGGAACGAGCCGATGGGGTATTAGCGGTTATAACGCACCTGAATGCTCCTAAAATACCGGGGTATCAAACAGGTAAAGACCCTTCCAAGCCACCTACGGCCGGTCAGCCACTGCGCATTTTTTACGACAACCAAATCTATTACTACGACCAACCGATTGCCTTAGTAATTGCCGATACTTACGAACGCGTACTGGATGCAGCCAAATTGGTGAAAGCGCAATACGATAAAGAAGCACACCAAACCGATTTGGAAGCTAATTTAAGTAAAGCTAAAGCACCTTCCGGACCCCGCAAAGAAGATTACAAACGCGGGGAATTAGACGCGTATAAAAAGGCGCCGGTAAAAATAAAGCAGGAATACTATCATCCTGTGGAGGTGCACAATCCAATGGAGTTAGGAAGCATTATTGCGCAGTGGGAAGGTTCGGAAAAAGTAACCGTTTATACTAAAACCCAAGGCGTAGAATCTACTCGTAATTCTATTAAGGATGCTTTTAAATTAAAACCGGAAAACATTACGGTGCAGGCCGAACACATCGGGGGTGCTTTTGGGATGGGTTTGCGCACCTGGCCTTACGAGATAGCGGCTATTATGGGTGCCCAGAAAATAGGCAAGCCCCTGAAACTGGTTTTACACCGGGAGCAGATGTTCACCAACGTGGGTTACCGCCCCGAAACCATCCAGAAAATAAGTATGGGTGCTACCGCCGACGGGAAACTAATAGGCATCACCCACGAAGCTACTGCCAATACCTCGGCTTACGAGGAGTTTACCGAAGCTACCGTAAACATTACCCAGTTTATGTATGCCTGCCCCAATGTGGCTACGCGATACCGGATTGTTCCTTTAAATGTTTGTACCCCCATCTGGATGCGGGGTCCCGGTGAAGCTACGGGCGCTTTTGCGCTGGAATCAGCCATGGACGAGCTGGCCCATGTACTAAAGATTGATCCGATTGAGTTTCGCTTGCGCAATCACGCGGATGTTGATCCGGAGCACAACCGGCCTTGGTCGAGTAAACATTTAAAAGAATGTTACCAGATGGGTGCCGAAAAGATTGGCTGGAAAGATCGTAAACTGGAACCCCGGACCTTAAAAGAAGGCGATTGGCTCATTGGCTACGGCATGGGTACGGGTTCCTTCGGAGCCATGCGTTGGGTAGCTACTATTAAGGCTAATCTACAATCAGATGGCAGGTTGTTACTGCAATGTTCCGTTAACGATATGGGCCCGGGCACGGCTACCATGATGACAGCGGTCGCCTCGGAAGCCATGGGGCTGACACCGGATAAAATTACCATCCAAATGGGTAGTACCAAGTTGCCCCCCGGACCCATGCAAGGTGGTTCCAATGTAACTTCTACGGTAGGTTCGGCGGTACACGATGTTTGCGCCGAATTGAAACAACAGATTGCCGCTTTAGCCAGCAAAGAAGGATCTGCTTTTCACAAAGCAAAAGCAGTTAATGTTAAACCAGAAGACCTTATTTTCTCCAGCGATGGTGTAGCTTTAAAGAAAAAAGATTCCGTTAAAATAACGTACAATGAATTGTTCCGGCAAAACAATTTAAAAACCCTGGAGCTTACCAAAGAGTCCAAAGGGCAGGAACAGCCGTATTCCATGTATTCCTTTTCCATGCATTTTGTAAAACTGCGGGTTCATCCGGCCACGGGGCGCATCAAGATAGACCACGTAGTTTCCTGCGCTGATGCGGGTACCATTATCAGCCCGAAAACGGCGGCCAGTCAAATGATTGGTGGGGCCGTGGGTGGCATTGGCATGGCTTTAATGGAAGACTTGGTTGTGGATCATCGGTTTGGACGCCCCATCAACAACAACTTAGCTGACTACCACGTGCCGGTTAATGCCGACATTCCGAATATAGATGTGTTATTCGTGAATAAAAAAGATCCTTTTACCAACCCGATGGGTTCGAAAGGCTTGGGCGAAATAGCCTTGGTAGGAGTGGCTCCGGCCATTGCCAATGCGGTATTTAATGCCACTGGCAAGCGCATCCGTACTTTACCCATTACCCCGGATAAGTTGATGGAAGTTTAA
- a CDS encoding FAD binding domain-containing protein translates to MINFGYTRVTTPKAAVEALVKNSNAQWLAGGTNLVDLMKKGVIVPQNLIDINNLPLKEIKKDNGKLHIGALALNSDVAENDLVRQQQPLLSLALQAGASQQIRNMATIGGNMMQRTRCSYFYNPDMPCNKREPGTGCGALKGFNRMHAIFGTSEKCIAVHPSDMCIALVALDATVLITGPKGERRISFQNFHRLPGDAPQRDNTLERGELITGIEIPDNAFKDHFHYLKIRDRTSYAFALVSVAAAVSLQGDTIQDVRLAMGGVAHKPWRLVEAENFLKGKSASEANFRQAAAVAMKGAQGFGHNNFKLKLAPNTLVEALKTATGKA, encoded by the coding sequence ATGATTAACTTTGGATATACCCGGGTAACCACTCCCAAAGCGGCCGTAGAGGCCCTGGTAAAAAATAGCAACGCACAATGGCTGGCTGGCGGAACCAACCTCGTGGACCTCATGAAAAAAGGCGTAATTGTTCCGCAAAACCTGATCGACATTAACAACCTGCCTTTAAAAGAAATTAAAAAAGATAATGGCAAGCTGCACATCGGGGCTTTAGCGCTAAACAGCGACGTAGCCGAAAACGACCTGGTACGTCAGCAGCAACCCTTGCTTTCCTTGGCATTGCAAGCTGGCGCTTCGCAGCAAATACGGAATATGGCTACAATAGGCGGCAATATGATGCAGCGTACCCGGTGTTCTTATTTTTATAACCCCGATATGCCTTGCAACAAAAGGGAACCTGGTACAGGTTGCGGCGCCTTAAAAGGATTTAACCGGATGCACGCTATATTTGGCACTTCCGAAAAATGCATTGCCGTACATCCTAGTGATATGTGTATTGCTTTAGTAGCCCTGGATGCTACCGTACTTATCACCGGGCCCAAAGGGGAACGCCGGATAAGTTTCCAAAATTTTCACCGCTTACCCGGCGATGCGCCCCAAAGAGATAATACTCTGGAAAGAGGCGAATTAATAACAGGTATTGAAATACCCGATAATGCCTTTAAAGATCACTTCCATTATTTAAAAATCCGCGACCGTACTTCTTATGCTTTTGCTTTGGTGTCCGTAGCGGCTGCGGTGAGCTTGCAAGGAGATACCATTCAGGATGTGCGTTTAGCCATGGGGGGAGTGGCCCACAAACCCTGGCGCCTCGTGGAAGCCGAAAATTTTTTAAAAGGAAAATCGGCTTCCGAAGCTAATTTTCGGCAAGCCGCGGCGGTAGCCATGAAAGGTGCCCAAGGATTCGGGCATAACAATTTTAAATTAAAGTTAGCTCCTAATACATTGGTAGAAGCTTTAAAAACTGCCACCGGAAAAGCCTAA
- a CDS encoding (2Fe-2S)-binding protein: protein MARKKSPNHQQEGQQPEEGRRNFLKQSTLLTALAVTPPSLLKAAELRWDEKAASYFEKVPLALEINGKAQQLSVEPRVTLLDLLREHLAQTGTKKGCDHGQCGACTVHVDGKRVLSCLSLAVTLEGKKVTTIEGLSTGDQLHPMQEAFIKHDGFQCGYCTPGQIMSGVGCIREGHANSEEEIREYMSGNICRCGAYPNIVKAIAEVKKGGQKV from the coding sequence ATGGCCCGAAAAAAATCACCGAACCATCAACAAGAAGGGCAGCAGCCCGAAGAAGGTCGCAGGAACTTTCTAAAGCAATCTACGCTCCTGACCGCTCTGGCTGTTACACCACCTTCTCTACTGAAAGCCGCTGAATTAAGATGGGATGAAAAAGCAGCATCTTATTTTGAGAAGGTACCACTGGCCCTGGAGATAAACGGCAAAGCGCAACAACTATCTGTAGAGCCGCGAGTTACTTTGCTCGATTTGCTCCGGGAGCACTTAGCACAAACCGGCACCAAGAAAGGCTGCGACCATGGCCAGTGCGGCGCTTGTACGGTGCACGTAGATGGCAAGCGGGTTCTTTCCTGCTTATCGCTGGCAGTAACCCTGGAAGGCAAAAAAGTAACCACCATCGAAGGGTTGTCAACTGGCGACCAGCTGCATCCCATGCAGGAAGCCTTTATTAAACACGATGGATTTCAGTGCGGCTACTGTACGCCCGGCCAGATTATGTCGGGAGTGGGTTGTATCCGCGAAGGGCACGCCAATTCCGAAGAAGAAATACGCGAATACATGAGCGGTAATATTTGCCGGTGCGGCGCTTACCCCAACATTGTAAAAGCTATAGCCGAGGTTAAGAAAGGAGGGCAAAAAGTATGA